CTCGAGTGATCCACGGCTAAGGAACTCGGCAAATTAACCCTGTAACTTCGGGAGAAAGGGTTCCTGTTAAGCGATTGACAGGACGCAGAGAAATGGCCCAGGCGACTGTTTAACAAAAACACATGGCTATGCAAAATCGAAAGATTAGGTATATGGCCTGACACCTGCCCGGTGCTGGAAGGTTAAGAGGAGATGTCAGGAGCAATCCAAAGCATTGAATTGAAGCCCCAGTAAACGGCGGCCGTAACTATAACGGTCCTAAGGTAGCGAAATTCCTTGTCGGGTAAGTTCCGACCTGCACGAATGGTGTAACGATCTGGGCACTGTCTCAGCCGTGAGCTCGGTGAAATTGTAATACCGGTGAAGATGCCGGTTACCCGCAACGGGACGGAAAGACCCCGTGAACCTTTACTGCAACTTAGCATTGATTTTGGGTAAGTTATGTGTAGGATAGGCCGGAGACTATGAAGTGGTGCCGCCAGGTATCATGGAGTCGCCGTTGAAATACGGCCCTTGACTTGCCTGAAGTCTAATCCCTCAGAGAGAGGGAGACATTGCTTGGTGGGTAGTTTGACTGGGGTGGTCGCCTCCAAAAGAGTAACGGAGGCTCCCAAAGGTACCCTCATGACGTTTGGCAATCGTCAGTAGAGTGTAATGGCACAAGGGTGCTTGACTGTGAGACCGACAAGTCGAACAGGTAGGAAACTAGGGCATAGTGATCCGGTGGTTCCGCATGGAAGGGCCATCGCTCAAAGGATAAAAGGTACTCCGGGGATAACAGGCTGATCGCCGCCAAGAGCTCACATCGACGCGGCGGTTTGGCACCTCGATGTCGGCTCGTCACATCCTGGGGCTGGAGAAGGTCCCAAGGGTTCGGCTGTTCGCCGATTAAAGTGGCACGCGAGCTGGGTTCAGAACGTCGTGAGACAGTTCGGTCCCTATCTGTTGTGGGCGCAGGAGATTTGAGAGACCCTGTCATTAGTACGAGAGGACCGTGATGGACAAACCTCTGGTGTATCAGTTGTACCGCCAGGTGCAGCGCTGAGTAGCTATGTTTGGAAGGGATAAGTGCTGAAAGCATCTAAGCACGAAGCCTGTCTCAAGATTAGATCTCCATATAAGGGGCGTTAAAGACTATGACGTTGATAGGCTGCAGGTATAAAGGTGGTAACATCAAAGCCGAGCAGTACTAATTACCCGAGACTTTCAGAGCTGGTATTTTAGTCTCAAGTCTTTATCTTGTAATCAATATGTTAAGATATCACTACGACGAAGGTTGTAGCAATGAACAAAGAGAGAGTACAAACTCTAAGATATTTAGGTGGCTATAGCGCAGGGGATCCACCTCTTCCCATACCGAACAGAGAAGTTAAGCCCTGCCGCGCCGATGGTACTGCGTAAAAACGGGAGAGTAGGTCGCCGCCCATCTTACAAGAGAGAGGCTGTCCGATAAAGGGCAGCCTCTTATTTGTGTGCCGTGCATGGTAAATAACTTGGTGGTGCAAGTCCACTATGGGGGTCCATAATCGCCAACCATTAGCTAAGGACAAGGGTATCCATCGCGAGGTGGAATCTGAAGGAAGTCTACGGCAAAATCCTGCCCCGAGGAACACGAATCATATCAGGCACAACCGGTGGGATGAGACTGCAAAACAAGTCAAAGTCCAAAGATTATGCGGACACCGGAGTGTAAATGTGGCGGGGATATGGGATGAAGGTTATTTATCTTACCACGGGAGGTCTCATGGACGTGTGGAAACAGCGTATGAAGCACGGAGTAAAGCTTGCCATGAGAAGTCAGCAGAAGCCATAGTACCACTAAACTCCTCAAAGTGGGAAGGGCAGAACCTTGATTGAGTGAGAAGTAAATGAGGATTACCAACATGAAGGAAAGAAAGCAGAAAATCTTTGCATCATCAAAGACCTGTCCACAGAAAGATAGGACGGCATCCGACGGATATGTGGAAGGGCAGACCTTCATTTGGATAACTGAAAACAACCTCACCACCAATGATTATCGTTTAGGAAACGGATTATTAGAGCATATCCTGTCCCCCTCAAACCTGAACAGCGCTTACAAACAAGTAAAGCGCAATAAAGGAGCGGGTGGAGTAGACAAGATGGAGGTAGAGTCTTTAAAGGACTATCTTGTAGATAACAAGGATAGACTAATACAATCCATCCAACAGGGGAAATACCGCCCCAATCCGGTAAGGCGGGTTTTAATACCCAAAGAAAACGGAAAACAGCGCCAGTTGGGCATCCCCACAGTCGTGGATAGAGTGATCCAACAAAGCATCGCGCAAAAACTGACCTCCATTTACGAGCCTCAGTTCTCATCTCACAGTTATGGATTTAGACCTAAACGGAACGCTCATGGCGCCCTTCGTAAGTGTCGGGACTACATTACCCAGGGTTATGTTTACGCAGTGGATATAGACCTGGAGCGGTACTTTGATACCGTTAATCACAGCAAGTTGATAGAGATACTATCGCGTACCATTAAAGATGGGCGGGTGGTGTCACTTATCCACAAGTACCTAAATGCTGGAGTAATGGATGAAGACCACTATGAAGAAACCCATGAGGGCGTACCGCAAGGAGGACCACTAAGTCCTCTGCTGGGAAATATCCTACTGAACGAGTTGGACCGAGAACTCGAAAGCAGAGGTCATAAATTTGTACGCTATGCTGACGATATGGTCATACTCTGTAAGAGCCGGCGAAGCGCCCATCGGACGATGAAAAGCATCGTTTCATTTATAGAAGAAAAGCTTTTCTTGACAGTCAATCGGGACAAAAGCCAAGTGGCACACGTAAAGGATGTTAAATTTCTTGGCTATACCTTCTATCGCTATAGAGGTGAAGGAAGGCTGAGGATACACCCCAAAAGTGTGGAAAAGATGAAAGCTAAAATTAAAAGGCTAACATCGAGAAGCAACGGATGGGGCAACGAGCGCAGGAAGGAAGCATTAAGTCAATATATTAAGGGCTGGGTGCAATACTTCAAACTGGCCGATATGCAAAAGCTACTGATAAAAACGGATGCGTGGTACCGCCGACGGCTACGAATGGTAATCTGGAAACAATGGAAACGGATCAAAACCAAAGTGGCCAATCTTATAAAGCTGGGTATAAATAAATACAAAGCTTACGAGTGGGCGAACACAAGGAAAGGCTACTGGCATATAGCAAATAGCTTTATCCTATCCAGAACTGTCACAGACCAGCGGCTGCGTTTGGCCGGATACGTTTTCTTATCGGATTATTACAAAGCGGTAAGAGTTGAATATTAAGGAACCGCCGTATACGAGAACCGTACGTACGGTGGTGGGAGAGGACGAAACGGGAATTAATCCCGTTTCTCCTACTCGATTTTACAAAAGAGGCTGTCTAAAAAGATTAGGCAGTCTCTTTTTTTGTTTGATTTTCTTCCTGAAAAAGTTGGTTATATAATTGATATATAGTATATTAATGCTATAAATCAATCCATAATGAAAAAAGTTGTTTTCAAAGAGCTTCCAAACAATCAAGCTCAGTTATTCCCTGAAAACCTCTTGGATCGCATACCAGCAGACCATCCAGTTCGTCTGGTTGATAAGGTTGTAGATCAACTGGATATCTCTTCTATACTAAATAAATACAAAGGTGGTGGTGCTAGCAGTTTTCATCCAAGAATGATGGTTAAAATACTGTTTTACAGCTATTTAAACAACATATTTTCGTGCAGAAAGATTGAAAAGGCTTTACAAGAGAATATTCATTTTATCTGGTTATCAAAGGGCTGTGTTCCAGACTTTAGAACAATCAATTATTTTAGGAGTACCCGTTTGCAGGGAGAAATTAAGACCATCTTTGCAGAAGTAGTTAGATTACTGCATGGTATGGGGTTTGTGAGTCTTCAGGTACAGTATGTTGATGGAACAAAAATAGAAGCTACCTCAAACAGGTACACCTTTGTATGGCGAGGCACAGTTGAGAAAAACAAAGCAAAACTGGAAGAAAGGATAAGGAGTATTCTTAAAGATATTGATAGTCAAATTAAAGAGGACTCAAAAACTCTCAACAAAGAAGATTTGCCCCAATCAATAGACTCAGATTTATTAAAAAGCAAAATAGCTGAGCTTAACACCAGGCTTAAGGATACAAATAAGTCCACATCTAAGCAACTAAAGCAATTACAGGAGGAACACCTGCCACGGTTGGAGAAATACGAGAAGCAACTTGACACTCTGGGTGATCGCAACAGTTTTAGCAAGACAGACGAGGATGCTACTTTCATGCGAATGAAAGAAGATCATATGAAGAATGGGCAGTTGAAACCAGCTTATAATCCTCAGATTAGTACAGAGAACCAGATTATTACCCATTACAGTATCCATCAAACCCCAGGTGATACAAGAACATTAAAGTGTCATCTGGAGGGATTTAAAAACCAATATGGAAGTCATAGCTCTACGGTCGTTGCAGACGCCGGCTACGGAAGCGAGGAGAATTATGAATACCTGGAAGCAAATAATATAGAGTACTTTGTCAAGTACAACTACTTCCACAAAGAACAGAAAAGAGCATTTAAAAAGAATGCATTTCTAAGCCAAAACCTATATTACAACGAACATGAAGATTATTATGTATGCCCGATGGGACAGCATATGACCAATAAAGGTGAAAGAAAAGTGACTTCTGAGAATGGGTATGTATCAAAGGTGACACGTTATCAAGCGCAAAACTGTACTGGATGCCCGTTGCGCGGACTTTGTTTTCAAGCTACCGGTAATCGAATAATAGAGATCAATCACAGGTTAAGGATCCTAAAAAAGAAGGCCAGGGAACAGCTATTAAGTGAACAGGGCCTATATCACAGAAGTAGACGCCCAATAGAACCGGAAGCAGTGTTTGGACAAATAAAACACAACAACAAGTTCACCAGATTTACACTGAAAGGCCTTAAGAAAGTTGAAATCGAGTTTGGCCTGATAGCTATTGCTCATAACTTAAGAAAAATCATAGGCAAAGGTGCGTGTGTTTCAAAAACAGTACTCCAAAATGCAATTTTCTTCTTGTTTGAACCCCTATATGCAAAAATCCAAAAAGGAATATGGAATTTTCGTAAGCATGTTCATCTAAAAATCGAAATCTATTCTTATCAAGTTGCTTAAATTGAAAAAGAGGTTGCCCTTAATTGGACAACCTCTTTCGTGTTGTATATCCCACTATGTGTTGGAAGGGAATAATATGTATTAGGGGAACATTTCAGGGTTTACTTACTAGATACTTTCAAAGATTTCTTTTCCGAATTCCAGGCAGTCCTGTCTTTTAAGATTGTCATACTCTACCATGCCCGGGAATGACTGCATTTGTTCCCTAACTTCAGGTTCCATTAATCCCCAGGTGATCCTGCCAAGGAATACTTTTTGAGGCACATCAACTACTCCGGTTATTTTGCACAAATGATCAGTAAAAAACTGGGTATAGAGCTGATCTGTCACCGGGCGCATCATATTACCACATACTGCAAAGTAAGCCTTGATTTTTGGGGCTAGTTGTTTACGATGTTTCTTAAGATATTCCTGCAGTTGTGGACTTGTCGCAGCACTTCTGATAGAGCCGCCAACAACAATATGGCTGTAGCCAGAAAGGTCGGGATTCTCCTTTACGTCGAAGACCTCAGCTATTCCGTTCATACCTTCCGAGATCCAGACTGCTGCGTCGCGTGACGAACCGCACCATGTGCTGTAAAGGATGGCCCAGTCAGTATCTTTTTTTGTTGGGTAGAACTTCAGTGCGGAAGCTTTTCTGGGTAACATCATAGCTCCGGCTGCAAGGAGCGAAACTTTAAGGAAATCTCTTTTTTTCATGTGTGTACCTGTTAATTTTTGGATTTGGTTTTTATTAGTATGCCTAGTTTGATAGCCAGATTATCTATAGTACGCTGCATTGCATATGGTCCATAGCGATAGTGAAGGGACAGTCCGCAACTTACAAATTCATGTCTTATCAATTCAGCAAAATAAATACCAGATTCAAAATAACCTTTTTCGAACGTTTTTGCAATTTCATCAAATGCTGGAGATAAGTTACCTACGCCACCTGATGATGAAAAGATTATCAGGGGTCTGAAACCATAAGGCTTATCCTTTCCTGTTTGAAGTGAAGCCCTTAAGTAAAGAATTGCAAAACTTGATGCGGCAAATTCGGATGGACTCATAGTGGCAAAGGAATAGCGTGACTCTATACCAATGAGCCTACTCCTTGTACCGAAGGCACTATATAAGTGAGATGCCTGTAAGTCTCCTCTTATAATTGCAGCAGTCATTCTTACATCTGTAGTCCATACAGCTGACAGAGGTACAGATATTTCAGCCTGGGTTTCCAACCTGATATATTCGTAAGGCACTGTCTTATTGCCCTGTCCAAAAAAGACATTGGTCCAGATGGTTGTAGCAGTTTCCTTTTTTGTATGCCATTTGAGGCGAAGTCCGGCTTCATTGCCTTGGAGATCACCGAGATTAGTAGAGTCGGTAAGGAAGGGGTAGAGTTTCCTGGGCGACAGATTGGCGTGGTTCCAACTCAGTTCGCCTTTGAGTGAGGCACTTAGTTGTTGGGTAACAGCAATTGAGTACTTGCGTGTGAGATCAACGCTTTCTGTTGCAAACATCTTAAATACTTCATCTGAGAAGGGCTCCACTCCTTCAAGGAAGTAAAAAGTCCCTGTTGCATTCAGGTCTTTTTGAAAAGCCAGGTCAAGGTAGGATGATCTTGAAGCTTCCAGGTAGAGTCGAAAGAAAGCTCCGTAGTTGTTGTCTTCTGAGCGAAGGCTTCTTGAATAAAAACCACCTGTACTGAAGAGTTCAGAAAGAAAGGCGTTGGTCCTGAGACCAACGCCCGGTTTAAATCCTTCGTAATGATTGTAGTTGATCAACCTACCTAGTTGGACACTAACAAATCCTGCCGGCATCCAGCCTTCGGCCATTTCTTCATTAAAGACACGTTCTGCCTTAAGGTAGTGTTCCCTCTCCAGACTGTCGATAAGGGCAACAAGTGCAGAATCGCTTTGTGGGATATGACGAATAACTTCATTGCCTGTCCCTGTTTGCTGTGAGAATAGGGAGGGCATGGTAAGAATGAAAACAACTATACAAAGCGACTTTGCGCAGGCATGGAGGCGTCCCATTTATTTCATCAGTCCGGTTTTCAGGTTTCTAATCTCTTCCTTAGTGAGGAAGCGCCAGTGACCTTTGGCAAGATTCTTTTTTGTCAGACCTGCAAAGTACACCCTGTCGAGCTTTTCAACTTTGTATCCGAGGGTTTCGAAGATCCTTCTTACTACCCTGTTTCGTCCTGAGTGGATCTCAATACCAATCTGGGAATGGTCGCTCTCATCAGCATATCCTATGTCATCTGCCTGAATCAATCCGTCCTCCAGTTCGATACCCTTTTTAATATCAGTCATATGCTGACGGGCTATTGGCCTGTCGAGGAATACATGGTAAATCTTCTTGGTCAGAGATGACGGGTGCGTGAGCTTGCGTGAGAGTTCTCCGTCATTTGTTAGAAGCAGCACTCCTGTGGTGTTTCTGTCGAGACGACCAACAGGGTAAATTCTCTGAGTACAGACCCCTTCTACAAGGTCCATCACAGTTCGTCTTCCTTGGGGATCATCGGTTGTAGTAACCATATCCCTTGGCTTATTTATAAGGATATAAACCTTTTCTTCGGGATTGAGTCGTTTGCCATTATAGCGAACATCATCACTCACCTTAACCTTAGAACCGAGTTCGGTCACTACCTTGCCATTGACAGTAATCAGTCCCTGGGTAATAAGTTCATCAGCATCCCTTCTGCTGCATACCCCACTGTTGGCAATATAACGATTTAGCCTAATGGCTTCACCTTCGTCAAATACTTTCTCAGTTGGTTTTTGTACGGGTCTGGTGCGGGCTTTGGGTGCATTATCTCTGGCGGCAAACTCGCGTTTGCCGGCATATGCGCCTTTTCCGGTCCTTACCCCTGGTTTTGAGCCTGCTTTATCCTGCTCCGGTCTTGACCTTTTTCCGGCAGGCCCACCTGAATTAAAATCCTTTTTGTTTCTCATTTTATTATATCCAAAATCACTGCAAAGTTGCGAAAAATTAATGGGCTTACACCTCTTTTTCAGCTATCTTTGCTACTGCAGCGGGAAAATACCCTTGCATAAAGATACAACATGAAAAAACAAGTAAAATGACATTGATAAAATCTATTTCAGGAATCAGAGGTACTATCGGTGGTCAGTCCGGTGATGCCCTAACCCCAATGGATGTTGTAAAATTCTCATCAGCATATGGAACCTGGATTAAAGGAGCCTTTCCGGGGATAAAGCCAAAAGTTGTTGTAGGTCGTGACGCCCGCATATCGGGTGAGATGGTGAGTCGCCTGGTTACAGGTGCACTGATTGGTCTTGGTATTGATGTTATTGACCTTGGGTTGATGACTACACCGGGTACCGAACTGGCAGTTACGCATTTTAATGCGCAGGGAGGTATTATAATTACTGCCAGCCATAATCCCAGACAATGGAATGCATTGAAGCTGCTCAATTCATTGGGTGAGTTTTTGTCAGCCGCTGACGGTGAGATGATTTTGGATATTGCGGCTAAAGAGGCCTTTGATCATGCTGAAGTTGATCAACTGGGCACGTTGACTGAGGAGCCTGGTTTTCTGGATGTGCACATTAAGCATGTGCTTGATCTGGAGCTTGTCGATGTTGAAGCAATCAAGAAGGCAGACTTTAAGGTAGCTATTGACTGTGTCAACTCAGTAGGCGGCATTGCAATACCAGCCTTACTTAAGGCACTTGGAGTAAAGGAAGTAATTGAGCTATACTGCACCCCCAATGGTCAGTTTCCCCACAATCCAGAGCCACTGCCTGAGCACCTCACAGAGATTTCAGACCTTGTAAGAAAGGAAAAGGCTGATGTAGGCTTCGTGGTTGACCCTGATGTAGATCGCCTGGCAATTATCAATGAGGACGGCAGCATGTTTGGCGAAGAATACACCCTTGTTGCGGTTGCCGATTATATCCTTAGCCGCACTCCCGGCAATACTGTATCAAACCTTAGTTCAACAAGGGCTCTGCGTGATGTAACAGTGAGACGTGGAGGTAGCTATGCTGCCGCTGCTGTTGGAGAGGTAAATGTAGTTACTAAAATGAAGGAAACCAATGCAGTGATAGGTGGCGAAGGAAATGGTGGTGTAATCTATCCTGCAAGCCATTGCGGTCGCGATGCCCTTGTAGGCATCGCATTATTCCTGACTCACCTTGCCCATGAAGGAATCAGCTGTTCGGCACTTCGTTCGCGTTATCCTTCATATATAATGTCCAAGAACAAGATAGAGCTGACACCCGGTATTGATGTGGATGCAATACTAAGTAAGGTTAGAGACTATTACAGCAAGGAGAAAGTAAATGATATTGACGGAGTGAAGATTGACTTTTCGGATTCATGGGTTCACCTGCGCAAGTCTAATACAGAGCCGATAATCAGGATATATTCTGAAGCTCCATCAAGGGAAGCTGCTGAAGAACTGGCCGGTAATGTGATGAAACTGATTAG
The genomic region above belongs to Xiashengella succiniciproducens and contains:
- the ltrA gene encoding group II intron reverse transcriptase/maturase — protein: MKERKQKIFASSKTCPQKDRTASDGYVEGQTFIWITENNLTTNDYRLGNGLLEHILSPSNLNSAYKQVKRNKGAGGVDKMEVESLKDYLVDNKDRLIQSIQQGKYRPNPVRRVLIPKENGKQRQLGIPTVVDRVIQQSIAQKLTSIYEPQFSSHSYGFRPKRNAHGALRKCRDYITQGYVYAVDIDLERYFDTVNHSKLIEILSRTIKDGRVVSLIHKYLNAGVMDEDHYEETHEGVPQGGPLSPLLGNILLNELDRELESRGHKFVRYADDMVILCKSRRSAHRTMKSIVSFIEEKLFLTVNRDKSQVAHVKDVKFLGYTFYRYRGEGRLRIHPKSVEKMKAKIKRLTSRSNGWGNERRKEALSQYIKGWVQYFKLADMQKLLIKTDAWYRRRLRMVIWKQWKRIKTKVANLIKLGINKYKAYEWANTRKGYWHIANSFILSRTVTDQRLRLAGYVFLSDYYKAVRVEY
- a CDS encoding flavodoxin domain-containing protein — protein: MKKRDFLKVSLLAAGAMMLPRKASALKFYPTKKDTDWAILYSTWCGSSRDAAVWISEGMNGIAEVFDVKENPDLSGYSHIVVGGSIRSAATSPQLQEYLKKHRKQLAPKIKAYFAVCGNMMRPVTDQLYTQFFTDHLCKITGVVDVPQKVFLGRITWGLMEPEVREQMQSFPGMVEYDNLKRQDCLEFGKEIFESI
- a CDS encoding pseudouridine synthase, giving the protein MRNKKDFNSGGPAGKRSRPEQDKAGSKPGVRTGKGAYAGKREFAARDNAPKARTRPVQKPTEKVFDEGEAIRLNRYIANSGVCSRRDADELITQGLITVNGKVVTELGSKVKVSDDVRYNGKRLNPEEKVYILINKPRDMVTTTDDPQGRRTVMDLVEGVCTQRIYPVGRLDRNTTGVLLLTNDGELSRKLTHPSSLTKKIYHVFLDRPIARQHMTDIKKGIELEDGLIQADDIGYADESDHSQIGIEIHSGRNRVVRRIFETLGYKVEKLDRVYFAGLTKKNLAKGHWRFLTKEEIRNLKTGLMK
- the glmM gene encoding phosphoglucosamine mutase, which codes for MTLIKSISGIRGTIGGQSGDALTPMDVVKFSSAYGTWIKGAFPGIKPKVVVGRDARISGEMVSRLVTGALIGLGIDVIDLGLMTTPGTELAVTHFNAQGGIIITASHNPRQWNALKLLNSLGEFLSAADGEMILDIAAKEAFDHAEVDQLGTLTEEPGFLDVHIKHVLDLELVDVEAIKKADFKVAIDCVNSVGGIAIPALLKALGVKEVIELYCTPNGQFPHNPEPLPEHLTEISDLVRKEKADVGFVVDPDVDRLAIINEDGSMFGEEYTLVAVADYILSRTPGNTVSNLSSTRALRDVTVRRGGSYAAAAVGEVNVVTKMKETNAVIGGEGNGGVIYPASHCGRDALVGIALFLTHLAHEGISCSALRSRYPSYIMSKNKIELTPGIDVDAILSKVRDYYSKEKVNDIDGVKIDFSDSWVHLRKSNTEPIIRIYSEAPSREAAEELAGNVMKLIREFAG